One genomic window of Leptospira perdikensis includes the following:
- a CDS encoding alpha-hydroxy-acid oxidizing protein — protein MKSVEGKTILIIGGGLLQVPIIQTAKTMRLHTVVADMNPTSIGFQIADEAILMSTKDVEGMVRESKKFVQNSPIHGVITAGTDASMTVAAVASALQLPGIRFVDAEAASNKVKMRQRLKEFGMPIPSFAPVWSLQDAKDALDSLTFPLVMKPADNMGARGVIKVNNKDDLTNAFRHAKRFCPTGELILEEYMEGPELSVDALAFQGQIRMTGIADRIIEREPYFIEVGHNMPSAMSKEVLDEVERVMAGGMRALGIHLGAGKGDIKVTKDGVKIGEIAARLSGGFMSAFTYPLSTGVNLNRAALLISLGETPDNLDPVITRVSIERSLLSQAGKLVTIGGVEETKKIDGVSEVFIQSKPGDIIKDPTNNIDKSGHVIIVADTLKDAELVFEKVKKTIRFEVDEQFSITEKEIGDQARIRFGKDICWVCKQCDGSNCASGIPGMGGVGRMETFHDNSLALSEYSILPGYIRDHILPEIQTKFLGYDLKTPIMAAPMTGVGTNMNFVMTDADYANLVVRSFVQNGSLAWLGDGASPEKYKIMLEALKKSGGKGILICKPRADESMLVDRFKQAEADGVFALGMDIDAVNFKTMVQKNLSSITRPLDHLVRLKEKTKLPFILKGIMNPEDAKLAVEGGFSAIVVSNHGGRVLDGMPGTARILPKIAEVVKGKIPILVDGGIRSGMDVFKMLALGADAVLIGRPVAISLVGGEDAGIRFLLQKYSEELKQSMSVTGAKTLVDIKRTMLLHKLHG, from the coding sequence TTGAAATCTGTAGAAGGCAAAACAATCCTCATCATTGGGGGAGGATTGTTACAAGTTCCCATCATCCAAACTGCAAAAACGATGCGACTGCATACAGTGGTAGCTGATATGAACCCCACCTCTATCGGATTTCAAATAGCCGATGAAGCCATTCTTATGTCCACAAAGGACGTAGAAGGGATGGTTCGAGAGTCTAAAAAATTTGTGCAAAACTCGCCAATCCATGGTGTGATCACCGCTGGAACTGATGCTAGTATGACGGTGGCTGCTGTTGCCTCTGCGTTACAACTTCCTGGTATACGTTTTGTAGATGCAGAAGCTGCATCTAACAAAGTAAAGATGCGGCAAAGGTTGAAAGAATTTGGAATGCCTATTCCTAGTTTTGCTCCTGTTTGGTCATTGCAAGATGCAAAAGATGCACTTGATTCTTTGACTTTTCCTCTTGTGATGAAACCTGCTGACAATATGGGAGCTCGGGGAGTCATCAAAGTAAATAATAAAGATGATCTCACCAACGCTTTTCGTCATGCCAAAAGGTTTTGTCCTACGGGAGAGTTGATTTTGGAAGAATATATGGAAGGTCCTGAACTTTCCGTGGATGCTTTGGCTTTCCAAGGTCAAATTCGAATGACAGGTATTGCCGATAGAATCATCGAACGTGAACCTTATTTTATAGAAGTTGGGCATAACATGCCTTCTGCGATGTCGAAAGAAGTATTGGATGAAGTGGAAAGAGTGATGGCAGGCGGAATGCGAGCTCTAGGGATTCATCTCGGTGCAGGAAAAGGTGATATTAAAGTCACAAAAGACGGCGTAAAAATTGGTGAAATTGCTGCCAGGCTTTCTGGCGGATTTATGTCTGCGTTTACCTATCCCTTGTCTACTGGTGTGAACTTAAACCGTGCCGCGCTTTTGATTTCCCTGGGAGAAACTCCCGACAATCTAGATCCAGTAATTACTCGCGTATCCATCGAACGTTCGTTATTATCTCAAGCAGGAAAACTCGTTACCATTGGTGGAGTGGAAGAAACCAAAAAAATTGATGGTGTTTCTGAGGTTTTTATTCAATCCAAACCTGGAGATATCATTAAAGATCCAACAAACAATATCGATAAGTCGGGTCATGTGATCATCGTTGCTGACACATTAAAAGATGCAGAACTAGTTTTTGAAAAAGTAAAAAAAACAATTCGTTTCGAAGTGGATGAACAGTTTTCCATCACCGAAAAAGAAATTGGTGATCAAGCACGGATTCGATTTGGTAAAGATATTTGTTGGGTTTGTAAACAATGTGACGGTAGTAATTGTGCCTCAGGGATTCCTGGAATGGGTGGGGTGGGTCGTATGGAAACTTTCCATGACAATAGCCTGGCTTTATCAGAATATTCAATCCTACCTGGTTATATCAGAGACCATATTCTACCTGAGATCCAAACTAAGTTTTTAGGTTATGATTTAAAAACTCCCATTATGGCTGCTCCTATGACAGGTGTAGGTACTAACATGAACTTTGTGATGACCGATGCTGATTATGCTAATCTTGTGGTTCGATCTTTTGTTCAAAATGGAAGTTTAGCATGGCTTGGAGATGGTGCTTCTCCTGAAAAATATAAAATTATGTTAGAAGCATTGAAGAAATCTGGTGGAAAAGGAATTCTCATCTGTAAACCAAGGGCAGATGAATCCATGTTAGTGGATCGATTTAAACAAGCTGAAGCGGACGGAGTGTTCGCTCTTGGAATGGACATTGATGCTGTAAATTTCAAAACCATGGTCCAAAAGAATTTATCCAGTATCACAAGGCCATTGGATCATTTGGTTAGATTAAAAGAAAAAACCAAATTACCTTTTATTCTCAAAGGGATTATGAATCCGGAAGATGCTAAATTGGCCGTAGAAGGTGGGTTTTCCGCAATTGTTGTTTCAAATCATGGAGGACGGGTTTTGGATGGAATGCCGGGAACGGCTCGTATCCTTCCTAAAATTGCCGAGGTGGTAAAGGGGAAAATCCCAATCCTTGTGGATGGTGGAATTCGTTCGGGAATGGATGTTTTTAAAATGTTGGCCCTTGGTGCCGATGCAGTTCTCATCGGACGACCTGTAGCCATTTCACTTGTTGGTGGTGAAGATGCTGGAATTCGTTTTCTTTTACAAAAATATTCGGAAGAACTAAAACAATCAATGAGTGTTACCGGAGCTAAAACTTTAGTGGACATCAAGCGAACTATGTTGCTTCATAAACTTCACGGTTGA
- the mnmA gene encoding tRNA 2-thiouridine(34) synthase MnmA: protein MKEKEKIIVAMSGGVDSAVAAGLLMEAGYDVIGVNLRTWEYEAPACDTTKKSCCSPEDIRDARDVGLSLNIPFYVIKMEKVFGERVIDRFINDYKDGRTPNPCVECNTFVKFGALFEQAKTLGIEKIATGHYARVVEVDGRYAIRNAVDMKKNQTYYLYGLSQENIKNTVFPLGEMDKAEVREIAKRMGLPVAEKPESQEICFIPENDYRSFLKKKGMEFTPGFFKLASGQIIGKHQGKEGFTIGQRKGLGIAWKNPLYVLSIEDDGTVVLGEEEETVSESFILEEITYQALTPMEVGESKEMKVQIRYRSAPVHCKVTSLGNTWKVEFLEDVKSVTPGQSATFYPTNGDYLYAGGIIQKGSITRKVKKATVLEAESVTI, encoded by the coding sequence GTGAAAGAAAAAGAAAAAATCATAGTAGCGATGAGTGGTGGGGTAGATAGCGCAGTGGCGGCAGGACTTCTGATGGAAGCCGGCTACGATGTGATCGGGGTCAACCTACGTACTTGGGAATATGAAGCTCCCGCCTGTGATACTACTAAAAAATCCTGCTGTTCTCCTGAAGACATCCGTGATGCAAGGGATGTGGGACTTTCTTTAAACATTCCTTTTTACGTGATCAAAATGGAAAAGGTGTTTGGGGAACGAGTGATTGATCGTTTTATCAATGATTATAAAGATGGAAGGACACCAAATCCTTGTGTAGAATGTAACACCTTCGTAAAGTTTGGTGCTCTTTTTGAACAAGCAAAAACTTTAGGTATAGAAAAGATTGCTACTGGTCACTATGCTCGCGTTGTGGAAGTGGATGGTCGTTATGCCATTCGAAACGCAGTCGACATGAAAAAAAATCAAACGTACTATTTGTACGGATTGTCTCAAGAAAATATTAAAAATACTGTTTTCCCTTTGGGTGAGATGGACAAGGCCGAGGTACGTGAGATTGCAAAACGTATGGGCTTACCCGTTGCGGAAAAACCAGAATCTCAAGAAATTTGTTTTATTCCTGAAAATGATTATAGATCCTTTTTGAAGAAAAAGGGGATGGAGTTCACTCCTGGATTTTTCAAATTGGCATCCGGCCAAATCATCGGGAAACACCAAGGAAAAGAAGGATTCACTATCGGCCAAAGAAAGGGACTTGGGATTGCATGGAAAAATCCTCTTTATGTTCTTTCGATTGAAGATGATGGAACTGTTGTACTTGGGGAAGAAGAAGAAACAGTTTCGGAATCTTTTATTTTAGAAGAGATTACCTATCAAGCACTTACGCCAATGGAAGTGGGTGAATCCAAAGAAATGAAAGTTCAAATTCGTTACAGAAGTGCACCTGTTCATTGCAAGGTGACCTCTCTTGGAAATACCTGGAAAGTCGAATTTTTAGAAGATGTAAAAAGTGTCACTCCTGGACAATCAGCAACATTTTATCCGACAAATGGTGATTATTTATATGCGGGTGGGATCATTCAAAAAGGATCCATCACTCGTAAGGTAAAAAAGGCTACGGTATTAGAGGCGGAGAGCGTTACCATTTGA
- a CDS encoding sensor domain-containing diguanylate cyclase — MSFKENTDIVFEHYEKKIYDQKQLLEISRALNSTLDYKYLIDAILNICLAQLQTLHAAMYLEPEIDLGLFKLEPQSIKGFELSPEEQNYEIKIDSPLIHYFEEKPKAITMDQILLMDSLKSIPDITYLRKMGAEILVPLNAKGKVNGLLVLGDKMTSEEFLEDEKEFMTTLANLAGIAVDNARLYELATVDMMTGLKIHHYFQTKLKEEMDRCRKKGSKLCLLFTDVDHFKSFNDTYGHQAGDVVLIEVAKQVINAGQRHHIPARYGGEEFCLVMPGATEEEAMLKGEEIRKAVESMVVKNPNDGTDLKVTLSVGVSSFRITDRNNKDLIERADKALYQAKHSGRNRTICYKD, encoded by the coding sequence TTGTCTTTTAAAGAAAACACTGATATCGTTTTTGAGCATTACGAAAAAAAAATCTACGACCAAAAACAACTACTGGAAATCTCTCGTGCACTGAATTCCACGCTAGACTATAAGTATCTCATTGATGCGATTCTTAACATCTGTTTGGCGCAGTTGCAGACTCTCCATGCAGCCATGTATTTGGAGCCTGAAATTGACTTGGGGTTATTTAAATTAGAACCCCAGTCTATTAAAGGATTTGAGCTGAGTCCAGAAGAACAGAATTACGAAATCAAAATTGATAGTCCTCTGATTCATTATTTTGAAGAGAAACCCAAAGCCATTACGATGGATCAAATCCTACTTATGGACAGTTTAAAATCCATCCCAGACATTACTTACCTTCGGAAAATGGGAGCTGAGATTTTGGTTCCACTCAATGCGAAGGGGAAGGTGAATGGACTTCTTGTTCTTGGAGACAAGATGACTTCCGAAGAGTTTTTGGAAGATGAAAAAGAATTTATGACTACCCTTGCGAACTTAGCAGGGATTGCCGTGGACAATGCTCGGTTGTATGAATTGGCCACAGTGGATATGATGACGGGTTTAAAAATCCATCACTACTTCCAAACCAAACTCAAAGAAGAAATGGATCGTTGTCGAAAAAAAGGATCTAAACTTTGTTTACTTTTCACAGACGTGGATCATTTCAAAAGTTTTAATGATACTTATGGCCACCAGGCAGGTGATGTGGTTCTCATTGAGGTCGCAAAACAAGTGATCAACGCAGGTCAAAGACATCACATTCCTGCACGGTATGGTGGGGAAGAGTTCTGCCTTGTGATGCCAGGAGCCACAGAAGAAGAGGCGATGTTAAAAGGAGAGGAGATCCGAAAGGCGGTGGAATCGATGGTAGTCAAAAACCCGAACGATGGAACCGATCTTAAGGTCACTTTGTCAGTGGGGGTGTCTAGCTTTCGAATCACGGATCGTAACAACAAAGATCTGATCGAAAGGGCCGATAAAGCCTTGTACCAGGCGAAACATTCTGGTAGAAATCGCACAATTTGTTATAAAGATTAG
- the proC gene encoding pyrroline-5-carboxylate reductase translates to MQMNPFKAVGIVGLGKMGSAIATALVKKGTKVYGFDPNLKESPVSGVTLVNTLDAIGKESEVIVIAVKPNLVVSVLKEFSKPSTFVSIAAGVSYSTLSQSAPKGSFSVRVMPNLPLVSERGAMAYFCEDQVVSSVERLFYGMGTTTRITKESLMDAVTGLSGSGPAYVLTFLQALAEGGLQEGLSYEESLSLAMETIEGTLVYFRTLRKENSNLHPMEVRNWVTSPGGTTIHGLDALERGGFSTAVRDAVRRATERSKELGKG, encoded by the coding sequence ATGCAAATGAATCCATTTAAAGCTGTAGGAATTGTCGGACTTGGTAAGATGGGGTCGGCCATTGCTACCGCTCTTGTGAAAAAAGGAACTAAGGTGTATGGGTTTGATCCGAACCTAAAGGAATCTCCTGTTTCGGGAGTGACTCTCGTCAACACTCTCGATGCCATCGGTAAAGAATCCGAAGTGATTGTCATTGCTGTGAAGCCGAACCTGGTGGTTTCCGTTCTAAAAGAATTTTCGAAACCTTCCACCTTTGTTTCCATTGCTGCCGGTGTTTCTTATTCTACACTTTCTCAATCGGCACCCAAAGGTTCTTTTTCAGTTCGGGTGATGCCAAATTTACCACTTGTTTCTGAACGAGGGGCAATGGCGTATTTTTGTGAAGACCAGGTTGTTTCAAGCGTAGAACGATTGTTTTATGGAATGGGAACTACCACAAGGATCACAAAAGAATCACTTATGGATGCAGTGACTGGTCTTTCGGGATCGGGTCCGGCTTATGTTTTAACCTTTTTACAGGCTCTGGCTGAGGGCGGTTTGCAAGAGGGTTTGAGTTACGAGGAGTCTTTGTCTTTGGCGATGGAAACCATTGAGGGAACCCTTGTTTATTTTCGCACTCTTCGAAAGGAAAATTCCAACCTCCATCCCATGGAAGTACGCAACTGGGTGACTTCTCCTGGTGGAACAACCATTCATGGACTGGATGCTTTGGAAAGGGGAGGATTCTCAACCGCCGTAAGAGATGCTGTCAGAAGAGCGACGGAGAGAAGTAAGGAATTGGGAAAAGGATGA
- a CDS encoding YggS family pyridoxal phosphate-dependent enzyme, with protein MSDYGSTYLSIQKSLQDLYPNRSPVLIAVSKTKPYEVVKEAYLQGIREFGENYIPEAVSKFTKLREEFPESATSVHLHHIGPVQSGTLRKLFGIFSYTHGVGSISSLKELLKRAEKEKTLIRYFLQTNLTEENTKHGMGFETLRNMKETLSGYQNQYCIWEGFMGMGPSSGNLAETKEVFSLLAELRDTYFPDKKLSMGMSGDYEIATDLGSDYLRVGSKIFGERDYANESI; from the coding sequence GTGTCCGATTACGGTTCTACTTATCTCTCCATTCAAAAGTCATTACAGGATTTGTATCCTAACAGATCTCCGGTATTGATTGCCGTTTCCAAAACCAAACCTTATGAAGTGGTAAAAGAGGCATATTTACAAGGGATTCGCGAGTTTGGGGAAAATTACATTCCAGAAGCCGTTTCCAAATTCACAAAACTCCGAGAAGAGTTTCCTGAATCTGCCACGTCTGTCCATTTACATCATATTGGTCCTGTTCAGTCAGGAACCTTGCGCAAGTTATTCGGAATTTTTTCCTATACACACGGAGTCGGAAGTATCTCTTCTTTGAAGGAGTTGTTAAAACGGGCAGAAAAAGAAAAAACTCTTATCCGCTATTTTTTACAAACAAATCTGACTGAAGAAAATACCAAACATGGAATGGGTTTTGAAACCCTTCGTAATATGAAAGAGACTCTATCCGGTTACCAAAATCAATATTGTATTTGGGAGGGGTTTATGGGGATGGGACCATCTAGCGGAAATTTGGCGGAAACGAAGGAAGTGTTTTCGCTTCTCGCAGAACTACGTGATACATATTTTCCCGATAAAAAATTATCTATGGGAATGAGTGGTGATTATGAAATTGCTACCGACTTAGGATCCGATTATTTACGAGTTGGATCTAAAATTTTTGGAGAGAGGGACTATGCAAATGAATCCATTTAA
- a CDS encoding flagellar filament outer layer protein FlaA: MKTAKKFTFGLGFLLMISGLLSLPRPHDPDEAGRVQILKSALSIDSSYLLFLVEDFEGERPWDFYRVDSFLAVTQFAASVPKSEAFLQETTILKESGYPNLQNQTSFLLQSYVENPRLDHWEVRPKEPILMPLGMPIQGILWVYSEGHHINLSMGLSQKKSKDLYFDLGTLNFVGWRRLEFKINLPKENTRLIQSMSFPISFASFRLKSLTSQKKGEFHLYFDNLSFVIDKRTFIYPGSEVNDTWGNKR; this comes from the coding sequence ATGAAAACTGCAAAAAAATTTACATTCGGTTTGGGTTTCCTACTCATGATTTCCGGTCTTTTGTCTCTTCCGCGGCCCCATGATCCCGACGAAGCCGGTCGAGTCCAAATTTTAAAATCTGCCCTCAGCATTGATTCCAGTTACCTTCTCTTCCTTGTAGAAGACTTTGAAGGAGAAAGACCTTGGGATTTTTACCGAGTTGATTCCTTTCTTGCCGTAACTCAGTTTGCTGCCTCCGTTCCAAAATCAGAAGCTTTTTTACAAGAAACAACCATCTTAAAAGAGTCGGGTTATCCAAATCTTCAAAACCAAACTAGCTTTCTTTTGCAAAGTTATGTAGAAAATCCGCGCCTCGACCACTGGGAAGTGCGACCAAAAGAACCGATTCTTATGCCACTCGGAATGCCGATCCAAGGAATCCTTTGGGTGTACTCAGAGGGCCACCATATCAACCTAAGTATGGGGCTTTCTCAAAAGAAATCGAAGGATCTGTATTTTGATTTGGGAACTTTAAATTTTGTAGGTTGGAGACGCCTGGAATTTAAGATCAACCTTCCTAAAGAAAATACAAGGCTCATCCAATCTATGTCTTTTCCCATTTCCTTTGCTTCCTTTCGATTGAAAAGTCTAACTTCACAAAAGAAAGGAGAGTTTCATTTATACTTTGACAATTTGAGTTTTGTCATTGATAAAAGAACTTTCATCTACCCTGGTTCCGAAGTGAACGATACTTGGGGTAACAAACGCTAA
- a CDS encoding 3-deoxy-D-manno-octulosonic acid transferase: protein MVYFFYNTLILLIFFILKILSLFVKSVREELKKRESSISRIFSKSAEGKFVIWLHAASVGELDQAKALSETIRKKNKNVFIIQSVFSSSVKESSFTDPLADLYFYLPLDKPYAYDRILTHFKPQVLLVMAWDTWPNLLKTASRMGTKSYLCCASLSSGSSRKNPLVRSLTKASFQYLSGIYPSHELMAKEFIGLVSSKTDFQVLGDTRFESVLGKLETKSPNPAFTQFVSDQKEFLNKNKPIIFGSTYGVCEERLTSYLKTHSDDAYYWIFPHKWESDRMENWIPILKQYGTVGVFSRLKKEETLPKFLLFDLMGILAFAYQYGSFAYVGGAWRHRVHNTIEPAALGLPVITGPKISNAPEAIVMQELGGLFRTENEFEFVQKLDLLIKDKNLREKMGRGNRNFVVENRGASEKIYNRVFADAQN, encoded by the coding sequence ATGGTATATTTTTTTTACAACACCCTTATCCTTCTTATCTTTTTTATATTAAAAATTCTTTCCTTATTCGTAAAATCAGTTCGTGAAGAATTAAAAAAAAGAGAGAGTTCTATCAGCCGAATTTTTTCGAAATCGGCAGAGGGAAAATTTGTGATTTGGCTCCATGCAGCAAGCGTTGGAGAATTGGACCAAGCAAAAGCTCTCTCGGAAACCATTCGTAAAAAAAATAAAAACGTATTTATCATCCAATCGGTTTTCTCCTCCTCCGTAAAAGAATCTTCGTTTACCGATCCTTTGGCGGATTTATATTTTTATCTTCCTTTGGACAAACCTTATGCCTATGATCGAATTTTGACTCATTTTAAACCCCAAGTTTTACTGGTGATGGCTTGGGATACTTGGCCCAATCTTTTAAAAACAGCCTCTCGTATGGGAACTAAGTCCTATCTTTGTTGTGCAAGTTTGTCCTCGGGGTCTTCCAGAAAAAATCCACTGGTACGATCATTGACAAAAGCTTCTTTCCAATACCTCTCCGGAATTTATCCAAGCCATGAACTAATGGCCAAAGAATTTATTGGTCTTGTTTCATCCAAAACGGATTTCCAAGTGTTAGGTGATACTAGATTTGAATCGGTTCTTGGAAAGTTGGAAACCAAATCCCCTAACCCGGCCTTCACCCAATTTGTTTCTGACCAAAAAGAATTCTTAAACAAAAACAAACCTATCATCTTTGGATCCACTTACGGGGTCTGTGAAGAACGACTTACCAGTTATTTAAAAACACATTCTGATGATGCATATTACTGGATTTTTCCCCATAAATGGGAATCAGATCGTATGGAAAACTGGATTCCGATTCTAAAACAGTATGGAACCGTGGGAGTTTTTTCCAGATTAAAAAAGGAGGAAACTTTGCCGAAGTTCCTTCTCTTCGATCTCATGGGAATCCTTGCTTTTGCTTATCAGTATGGAAGTTTTGCCTATGTAGGTGGAGCATGGCGCCACCGGGTTCACAATACGATTGAACCTGCTGCCCTGGGTCTACCTGTGATCACTGGTCCCAAAATTTCCAATGCACCCGAAGCCATCGTTATGCAAGAATTAGGTGGTCTATTCAGAACAGAAAATGAATTTGAATTTGTTCAAAAATTAGACCTTTTAATCAAAGATAAAAATCTGAGAGAAAAGATGGGCCGTGGAAATCGAAACTTTGTTGTAGAAAACAGAGGTGCGTCGGAAAAGATTTATAACCGAGTTTTCGCTGATGCCCAAAATTAA
- the nadE gene encoding NAD(+) synthase gives MPKIKIVAVTLNTTPLDFSGNCESILQAIQSPEANEADCILFPELCISGYGCEDAFYKPYVWTRSEEIIREIKTQSPNQIVILGLPVFVDSFLYNCMAVLYGGKVVAIVPKLNLANTGVHYERRWFHSESEFLNKTIHFAGEEVPFGHFIFQSQNWNFGVEICEDSWSVQKPASFYSLQGMDVLFSPGASHFAMGKQNIRRQIFTESSRNQCNLQVFTNLSGNESGRIIFEGGAIFASVGKLVKEGPRLSFSPFQITSYTFDPMEIRAAKARSFRDPKPKWQGAEFPKIQLGLVKKTNENDSVGFSLLDKRKEIDTNTELSSEFFHLSVYEEFTRAVCLGLFDYLRKSKTKGFTLSLSGGADSATCALLVNAMKEIAKRENGDSIFPSLGIDETKLLVTIYQKTENNSTLTEEIAKALSKELDCPFYSIPIDQAVVTSVKLIESVLGKTLNWKEHDLPLQNIQARVRSPLVWLLANINGHLLLSTGNRSEAAVGYTTMDGDSSGSIAPLAGVSKEFLLDWLDDIQNGNNRFISPKDSIRILRNTKPTAELKPLSEHQEDEKDLMPYPILQSIEKKLVFLGLSDLDCLENLKQEFPWETMDNLLGYLKKFKKLFGISQWKRERLPPSFHLDEYGLDPKSSYRYPILSGEM, from the coding sequence ATGCCCAAAATTAAAATTGTCGCCGTTACGCTAAATACAACTCCCTTAGATTTTTCAGGGAACTGTGAATCAATCCTCCAGGCAATCCAAAGTCCAGAAGCAAACGAAGCGGATTGTATTCTTTTTCCCGAACTTTGTATTTCTGGTTATGGATGTGAAGATGCATTCTACAAACCCTATGTTTGGACCCGTTCCGAAGAAATCATTAGAGAAATAAAAACACAATCACCTAATCAAATTGTGATTTTGGGCCTTCCTGTTTTTGTTGATTCATTTTTATACAATTGTATGGCTGTGCTGTATGGTGGTAAAGTAGTTGCCATTGTTCCTAAATTAAATTTAGCAAATACCGGCGTACACTATGAACGCAGATGGTTCCACTCCGAATCAGAATTTTTAAACAAAACCATCCACTTTGCTGGAGAAGAAGTTCCTTTTGGACATTTTATCTTTCAATCGCAAAATTGGAATTTTGGAGTGGAGATTTGTGAAGACAGTTGGTCTGTACAAAAACCCGCTTCTTTTTATAGCTTACAAGGAATGGATGTTTTGTTTTCTCCAGGGGCATCCCATTTTGCGATGGGAAAACAAAATATACGTAGGCAAATTTTCACCGAGTCCAGTAGAAACCAATGTAATCTTCAAGTGTTTACCAATCTTTCCGGCAATGAATCCGGGCGGATCATTTTTGAAGGAGGTGCCATTTTTGCTTCTGTGGGTAAATTAGTAAAAGAAGGTCCGCGACTTTCCTTTTCTCCTTTTCAAATCACTTCATACACATTTGATCCTATGGAGATCCGTGCGGCCAAAGCTCGCTCCTTTCGAGATCCAAAACCGAAATGGCAGGGAGCAGAGTTTCCCAAAATCCAACTTGGTTTGGTAAAGAAAACAAACGAAAACGATTCTGTTGGTTTTTCTCTTTTGGACAAACGAAAAGAAATAGATACGAACACAGAATTAAGTTCTGAATTCTTCCACCTTTCTGTGTATGAGGAATTCACAAGAGCGGTTTGTCTGGGTCTTTTTGATTACTTACGAAAATCAAAAACAAAAGGTTTTACCCTTTCCCTTTCCGGTGGGGCAGACAGTGCCACTTGTGCCTTACTTGTGAATGCAATGAAAGAGATCGCCAAACGCGAAAATGGTGACTCTATCTTTCCATCTCTCGGAATCGATGAAACGAAATTACTTGTCACCATTTACCAAAAAACAGAAAACAATTCCACTCTCACGGAAGAAATTGCAAAAGCTCTATCAAAAGAGTTGGATTGTCCTTTTTATTCCATACCCATAGACCAAGCTGTTGTTACTTCCGTAAAACTAATCGAATCGGTTCTTGGAAAAACATTGAATTGGAAGGAACACGACCTACCTCTGCAAAATATCCAGGCAAGAGTTCGTTCTCCCCTCGTTTGGTTACTTGCGAATATTAATGGACATTTACTTTTATCAACAGGAAACAGAAGTGAAGCCGCTGTTGGTTATACTACCATGGACGGTGATTCCTCCGGCTCCATTGCTCCATTAGCGGGAGTGAGTAAAGAATTTTTACTCGATTGGTTGGATGATATACAAAACGGTAACAACCGTTTCATTTCGCCAAAGGATTCCATCCGCATCTTACGGAATACAAAACCAACGGCAGAATTAAAACCTTTATCAGAACACCAAGAAGATGAAAAAGATTTAATGCCTTATCCCATTTTGCAATCGATAGAAAAAAAATTGGTATTTCTTGGTCTGAGTGATCTAGACTGTTTGGAAAACCTAAAACAAGAATTCCCTTGGGAAACAATGGACAATCTTTTAGGATATCTAAAGAAATTTAAAAAATTATTCGGTATCTCACAATGGAAACGAGAAAGGTTACCTCCCTCCTTCCATTTGGATGAGTACGGCCTGGACCCAAAATCCAGTTACCGTTACCCCATCCTATCAGGTGAAATGTAA
- a CDS encoding LIC_20245 family lipoprotein, whose amino-acid sequence MGIQKKLLFVSISLIGLFFLILLVMGGEDEEEARRKKERSSQALALFGGGTGNPKGTNRLGVRGEDAGSIFDSDYYNAGGMRYEEDGSLAGSEAGEMPINPQTGKPYPPEAMQAFDELREQFPDNDLIPKRLTPDDKKKQSEFNQKLSRATNSVFGGTPNATDITLYYNHVRKQGKDRLEIINYLIESQGGDDPEMDKKFQEILKNIQYQNEQVEKEATNAFQKAGISP is encoded by the coding sequence ATGGGAATCCAAAAAAAATTACTCTTTGTCTCCATTTCTCTGATTGGGCTTTTTTTTCTCATCTTACTCGTTATGGGTGGAGAGGACGAAGAAGAGGCTCGGCGTAAAAAAGAAAGAAGTTCGCAGGCCCTTGCCTTATTTGGGGGTGGAACCGGTAACCCCAAAGGAACCAATCGTTTGGGAGTGCGTGGGGAAGACGCAGGCTCCATCTTTGATTCCGACTACTACAATGCGGGTGGGATGCGTTATGAGGAAGATGGTAGTCTTGCCGGCTCAGAAGCAGGTGAGATGCCGATCAATCCGCAAACTGGCAAACCCTATCCTCCAGAAGCTATGCAGGCTTTTGATGAACTTAGGGAACAATTCCCTGATAATGATTTGATTCCGAAACGATTGACCCCAGACGACAAAAAAAAGCAGTCTGAATTCAATCAAAAGTTATCGAGAGCCACAAACTCTGTGTTTGGTGGAACTCCCAATGCAACCGATATCACCTTGTATTACAATCATGTGCGTAAACAAGGAAAAGACCGATTGGAAATTATCAACTACCTGATTGAATCGCAAGGCGGTGATGACCCAGAGATGGATAAGAAGTTCCAAGAGATTTTGAAAAATATCCAATACCAAAATGAACAGGTGGAAAAGGAAGCAACCAACGCCTTCCAAAAAGCGGGGATTTCTCCTTAA